The proteins below come from a single Methanothrix thermoacetophila PT genomic window:
- a CDS encoding Wzz/FepE/Etk N-terminal domain-containing protein, protein MDERMDDEIDLRDIIRVLWENRFLVVGIFLIAVVAAGAVSIMMPSVYRASCLVALGNFGDPVYTIQSGASEILTSDAFVLDLLSRLNLSLSPGELAEFKDRMRIEPVKGSDRLLSISMETTDPEEGKRILREMVSLFEDRSNQSYTEQRGLLLEQLSATNQLLDSVEESINQTHQAMKEIEGATGVSSLEKSMLLSYKLDYLQNAESQRLGLMDRYMNLHKQLILMKSLEIVEAPAVPLQPVKPRRMLIVGVAGMLGLMLGVFAAFLRVALRREEQRTGE, encoded by the coding sequence ATGGATGAGAGAATGGATGACGAGATAGATCTGCGTGACATAATCCGTGTGCTGTGGGAGAACAGGTTCCTGGTAGTGGGCATTTTCCTGATCGCGGTGGTGGCTGCAGGCGCGGTGAGCATCATGATGCCATCGGTCTACAGGGCATCGTGCCTCGTCGCTCTCGGGAACTTCGGGGATCCGGTATACACGATTCAGTCTGGGGCATCTGAGATCCTGACGAGTGATGCGTTTGTTCTCGACCTTCTCTCCCGGCTCAACCTCAGCCTCTCTCCTGGCGAGCTCGCCGAATTTAAGGATAGGATGAGGATTGAGCCTGTTAAGGGTTCAGACCGCCTACTCAGCATCTCCATGGAGACCACGGATCCAGAAGAGGGGAAGCGGATCCTGCGGGAGATGGTCAGCTTATTCGAAGACAGGAGCAACCAGAGCTACACTGAGCAGAGGGGTCTCCTGCTGGAGCAGCTCTCAGCCACCAACCAGCTTCTGGATTCTGTGGAGGAAAGCATCAACCAGACTCACCAGGCGATGAAGGAGATTGAGGGCGCCACGGGCGTATCTTCGCTGGAGAAGAGCATGTTGCTCTCATACAAGCTGGATTACCTGCAGAATGCAGAGTCTCAGCGTCTGGGCCTTATGGATCGTTACATGAATCTACATAAGCAGCTCATCCTCATGAAGTCCCTGGAGATAGTCGAGGCGCCTGCGGTGCCACTCCAGCCGGTGAAGCCCAGGAGAATGCTGATCGTCGGGGTCGCAGGCATGCTCGGGCTGATGCTCGGCGTATTCGCAGCATTCCTGAGGGTGGCTCTCAGAAGAGAGGAGCAGCGCACAGGAGAGTAA
- a CDS encoding MraY family glycosyltransferase: MEEVLYISVPVSVAATWIATWKWIRKAPEVGLLGWDMHKPGRPKVPEMGGVPLVFGFVLGVLVYIGIETFYLNSYRYTPILAALCTVLMACIIGIMDDILGWKAGLRQWQKPMFMLFAAMPMMVINAGHTTMSLPLIGRVDWGILYPLVIIPIGVVGASNAFNMVAGYNGLEAGMGVIIFAALGYAGLVMGKTSAAALSIIMLGSLLAFLYFNRYPARVFPGDTMTYSVGALAACVAILGDIEKIAVTLFIPYAIDFFMQARGRFGKEAFANLGDDGSLSQSGIYHLTHLAIALLRRLKGRVYERDVVLFMWGVEAVVAMLSIYAYL, from the coding sequence ATGGAGGAAGTGCTTTACATCAGCGTTCCTGTCAGCGTTGCAGCGACATGGATAGCGACGTGGAAGTGGATCCGCAAGGCTCCAGAGGTCGGTCTTCTGGGATGGGACATGCACAAGCCCGGGCGGCCGAAGGTGCCGGAGATGGGCGGCGTGCCTCTTGTGTTTGGCTTTGTGCTCGGGGTTCTTGTCTACATCGGAATCGAGACGTTTTACCTGAACTCATACAGATACACGCCGATACTGGCGGCACTGTGCACGGTTTTGATGGCGTGCATCATAGGGATCATGGACGACATCCTGGGATGGAAGGCGGGCTTGAGGCAGTGGCAGAAACCGATGTTCATGCTTTTCGCAGCGATGCCGATGATGGTTATCAATGCAGGCCATACAACGATGAGCCTTCCCCTGATCGGGCGGGTCGACTGGGGGATACTGTATCCTCTCGTGATCATCCCGATAGGGGTTGTGGGAGCCTCGAACGCCTTCAACATGGTCGCTGGATACAACGGCCTTGAGGCCGGGATGGGTGTGATTATATTCGCGGCTCTTGGCTATGCTGGTCTTGTCATGGGGAAGACGAGCGCAGCTGCCCTGTCCATCATAATGCTCGGCTCGCTGCTCGCCTTCCTGTACTTCAACCGGTATCCTGCCAGGGTATTCCCAGGGGACACGATGACCTACTCCGTGGGAGCTCTGGCTGCTTGCGTGGCGATACTGGGGGATATTGAGAAGATAGCTGTGACACTGTTCATACCGTATGCGATCGATTTCTTCATGCAGGCCAGAGGGAGATTTGGAAAGGAGGCGTTCGCAAATCTGGGAGATGATGGCAGCCTATCTCAGAGCGGTATCTACCACCTCACCCATCTGGCGATCGCTCTGCTCAGGCGCCTGAAGGGGAGGGTCTACGAGAGGGATGTTGTGCTGTTCATGTGGGGCGTGGAGGCTGTGGTGGCGATGCTGAGCATTTATGCGTACCTCTGA